Proteins from a genomic interval of Zingiber officinale cultivar Zhangliang chromosome 1B, Zo_v1.1, whole genome shotgun sequence:
- the LOC121992476 gene encoding ATP-dependent DNA helicase DDM1-like: MEGEMENRIKEETADSPKSVLEEEGICNVKSELAVSEENETPQINVEDDTCLPLELEAKNGDTFLITETMEKEENLLRARIKEENLEQEVAENAWGSELRFSKLDELLTQTQLYSQFLLEKMDAITFQNNSENTPEVENEAKGTKGNRARKRKATTHYNNRKAKTAVRAMLTRSQEAVTPEDTSLTDEQRAEKEQAELVPLVTGGKLKHYQIKGVKWLISLWQNGLNGILADQMGLGKTIQTIGFLSHLKGKGLDGPYMVIAPLSTLSNWVNEVSRFVPSMTAIIYHGSKKERMDIRRKQMPKDIGPKFPLIITSYEIALFDAKILAKYNWKYVVVDEGHRLKNNKCLLLRELRRLPMENKLLLTGTPLQNNLAELWSLLNFILPDIFSSHKEFESWFDFSGKGNSESQSEETEEKRKVQVITKLHSILRPFLLRRMKEDVEQMLPRKKEIILYANMTEHQKKIQGHLVNKTIEEFLEKESENVIWRSGMKGKLNNLLVQLRKNCNHPDILESPFDGSYFYPPVEKLLEQCGKFQLFDRLLALLLAQKHKVLIFSQWTKVLDIIEYYLGEKGLEVCRIDGHVKLDERRIMIETFNNENSNMSIFLLSTRAGGLGINLTAADTCILYDSDWNPQMDLQAMDRCHRIGQTRPVHVYRLATSHSVEGRIIKKAFGKLKLEHVVISQGQFQQERIKPNTLEESELLALLRDEEDPEDKLVQTDISDDDLLRVMDRSDLVDPKDANGASGTPLPLRGPGWEVVLTAKSGGVLSALGS; this comes from the exons ATGGAGGGGGAGATGGAAAATAGGATCAAGGAGGAGACCGCCGATTCTCCAAAATCTGTATTGGAAGAGGAg GGGATTTGTAACGTTAAAAGTGAGCTAGCTGTCAGTGAAGAGAATGAAACCCCCCAGATCAATGTTGAAGACGATACTTGTCTGCCGCTAGAGCTTGAGGCCAAGAATGGGGATACTTTTCTTATTACCGAAACCATGGAAAAGGAGGAGAATTTACTACGTGCTAGGATAAAGGAAGAAAACTTGGAGCAGGAAGTGGCAGAGAATGCTTGGGGCTCCGAGCTGCGTTTTAGCAAGTTGGATGAACTGCTAACACAGACTCAGCTTTACTCACAGTTTCTTCTTGAGAAGATGGATGCCATCACATTT CAGAATAATTCTGAGAACACTCCTGAAGTAGAAAATGAGGCCAAAGGGACGAAAGGAAATCGTGCACGAAAGAGGAAGGCAACCACTCATTACAATAAT AGAAAAGCCAAAACTGCAGTTCGAGCTATGCTAACAAGATCCCAGGAAGCTGTTACTCCTGAAGATACCAGCCTCACAGATGAGCAGAGGGCTGAGAAAGAGCAAGCTGAGCTTGTTCCCCTGGTGACTGGGGGAAAACTGAAGCATTATCAAATTAAGGGCGTTAAGTGGTTAATCTCATTGTGGCAAAATGGTCTAAATGGAATACTAGCTGATCAAATGGGTCTTGGTAAAACCATTCAGACCATTGGCTTTCTTTCTCACCTTAAAGGAAAAGGTTTGGATGGACCATATATGGTCATTGCTCCTCTTTCTACTCTTTCAAATTGGGTGAATGAGGTCTCTAG GTTTGTTCCTTCCATGACTGCTATCATATATCATGGATCAAAGAAAGAAAGGATGGATATAAGAAGAAAACAGATGCCCAAAGATATTGGCCCTAAGTTCCCTCTGATAATTACTTCATATGAGATTGCACTATTTGATGCAAAGATTTTAGCTAAATATAATTGGAAATATGTTGTTGTGGATGAG GGACATCGGTTAAAGAACAATAAGTGCCTCTTGTTGCGAGAATTGAGGCGATTGCCAATGGAAAATAAGCTTCTTCTGACAGGGACACCTCTGCAGAATAATTTGGCTGAACTATGGTCATTATTAAACTTCATCCTACCTGATATTTTTTCatcccacaaggagtttgagtcATG GTTTGATTTTTCTGGGAAGGGCAATAGTGAGAGCCAGTCAGAAGAAACCGAAGAAAAGAGGAAGGTTCAG GTGATCACTAAGCTCCACAGCATACTACGCCCTTTCCTCTTGCGAAGAATGAAAGAAGATGTAGAGCAGATGCTTCCCCGCAAGAAGGAGATAATCTTGTATGCCAACATGACTGAACATCAAAAGAAAATCCAAGGTCACTTAGTGAATAAAACTATTGAAGAGTTTTTGGAAAAGGAATCAGAGAATG TGATTTGGAGGTCTGGAATGAAAGGAAAACTGAACAATTTACTTGTTCAACTAAGGAAGAATTGCAACCACCCAGATATTTTGGAATCTCCATTTGATGGGTCTT ATTTCTATCCACCGGTTGAGAAACTATTAGAACAGTGTGGAAAATTCCAGTTGTTCGACAGATTATTGGCTTTGCTACTTGCTCAGAAGCACAAA GTTCTTATTTTTTCTCAGTGGACAAAAGTTTTGGACATCATTGAATATTACTTAGGTGAGAAAGGGCTTGAGGTTTGCAGAATTGATGGCCATGTTAAACTGGATGAAAGGAGAATTATG ATAGAGACTTTCAATAACGAGAACAGCAATATGAGTATTTTTCTTCTCAGCACACGAGCTGGAGGATTGGGCATAAACTTAACTGCTGCTGATACTTGTATCTTATACGATAGTGATTGG AATCCTCAAATGGATCTGCAGGCTATGGATAGATGTCATAGGATTGGACAAACACGACCTGTGCATGTTTATAGGTTGGCAACATCTCATTCTGTAGAG GGTCGGATTATCAAGAAGGCTTTTGGAAAGTTGAAGTTAGAGCATGTAGTTATTTCTCAAGGACAATTTCAGCAAGAGAGGATCAAACCTAATACATTAGAG GAATCAGAACTACTGGCACTGCTTCGAGATGAAGAAGATCCTGAAGATAAGCTGGTTCAAACTGACATCAGCGACGATGATCTATTGAGAGTCATGGATCGCAGCGATTTAGTAGATCCAAAGGATGCCAATGGGGCATCTGGTACCCCTCTTCCTCTCAGAGGACCTGGTTGGGAGGTGGTATTAACTGCCAAAAGTGGAGGTGTGTTGTCGGCACTCGGGAGCTGA
- the LOC121992488 gene encoding mediator of RNA polymerase II transcription subunit 32-like, translating to MEKTVEELSAAYDEFVAAAASVLEAKDQSSGQKTPATDAALEAFKQRWELFRVACDQAEEFVESMKQRIGSECLVDEATGAAPSKPGSLGAAPGIPPISAVRLEQMSKAVRWLVIELQHGSGAAASAAAHPHASAPFDARFSEDAGQ from the coding sequence ATGGAGAAAACCGTGGAGGAGCTCAGCGCCGCCTACGACGAGTTCGTCGCAGCCGCTGCCTCCGTGTTGGAGGCGAAGGACCAATCCTCGGGCCAGAAAACCCCAGCTACCGACGCCGCCCTCGAGGCCTTCAAACAGCGGTGGGAGCTATTCCGCGTCGCCTGTGACCAGGCGGAGGAGTTCGTCGAGTCAATGAAGCAGCGGATCGGATCCGAGTGCCTCGTAGACGAGGCCACGGGAGCCGCTCCTTCCAAGCCCGGGAGCCTCGGCGCCGCCCCCGGGATCCCACCGATTAGCGCCGTCCGACTCGAGCAGATGAGCAAGGCCGTCCGATGGCTCGTTATTGAGCTCCAGCATGGCTCGGGCGCCGCCGCCTCCGCCGCAGCACATCCCCATGCCTCCGCCCCATTTGATGCCAGGTTTTCTGAGGACGCCGGACAGTAG